A window from Vidua macroura isolate BioBank_ID:100142 chromosome 20, ASM2450914v1, whole genome shotgun sequence encodes these proteins:
- the APPBP2 gene encoding amyloid protein-binding protein 2: MAAVELEWVPETLYNTAISAVVDSYGRARRRDIRSLPENIQFDVYYKLYQQGRLCQLGSEFCELEVFAKVLRALDKRHLLHHCFQALMDHGVKVASVLAYSFSRRCSYIAESDAAVKEKAIQIGFVLGGFLSDAGWYSDAEKVFLSCLQLCTLHDEILHWFRAVECCVRLLHVRNGNCKYHLGEETFKLAQSYMDKLAKHGQQANKAALYGELCALLFAKSHYDEAYKWCIEAMKEITVGLPVKVVVDVLRQASKACVVKREFKKAEQLIKHAVYLAREHFGAKHPKYSDTLLDYGFYLLNVDNICQSVAIYQTALDIRQSVFGGKNIHVATAHEDLAYSSYVHQYSSGKFDNALFHAERAIGIITHILPEDHLLLASSKRVKALILEEIAIDCHNKETEQRLLQEAHDLHLSSLQLAKKAFGEFNVQTAKHYGNLGRLYQSMRKFKEAEEMHIKAIQIKEQLLGQEDYEVALSVGHLASLYNYDMNQYENAEKLYLRSIAIGKKLFGEGYSGLEYDYRGLIKLYNSIGNYEKVFEYHNILANWNRLRDRQFSVTDALEDVSTSPQSTEEVVQSFLMSQSLDGQSS; the protein is encoded by the exons ATGGCGGCGGTGGAGCTGGAGTGGGTGCCCGAGACGCTCTACAACACGGCCATCTCGGCCGTCGTGGACAGCTacgggcgggcgcggcgccgcGACATCCGCTCGCTGCCCGAGAACATCCAGTTCGACGTGTACTACAAG ctttacCAACAGGGCCGCTTGTGCCAGCTGGGTAGTGAATTTTGTGAACTAGAAGTTTTTGCAAAGGTGCTACGAGCTTTAGATAAAAG ACATCTGCTCCATCACTGTTTCCAGGCTCTGATGGACCATGGAGTCAAGGTTGCTTCTGTCCTGGCCTATTCCTTCAGCAGACGGTGCTCCTACATTGCAGAGTCAGATgctgctgtgaaagaaaaagcaatccAGATTGGCTTTGTTTTAG GGGGGTTCCTGTCAGATGCAGGCTGGTACAGTGATGCTGAGaaggttttcctttcctgccttcAGCTGTGCACCCTCCACGATGAAATCCTTCACTGGTTCCGTGCCGTGGAGTGTTGTGTGAG GTTGCTGCACGTTCGGAACGGGAACTGCAAGTACCACCTGGGAGAGGAGACGTTCAAGCTGGCGCAGTCCTACATGGACAAGCTGGCCAAGCACGGGCAGCAGGCCAACAAGGCGGCGCTCTACGGGGAGCTCTGCGCCCTGCTCTTCGCCAAGAGCCACTACGACGAG GCCTATAAGTGGTGCATAGAAGCCATGAAGGAGATCACAGTTGGGCTGCCTGTAAAAGTAGTGGTGGATGTGCTACGACAAGCGTCAAAG gCCTGCGTGGTGAAACGGGAGTTCAAGAAGGCTGAGCAGCTCATAAAGCACGCCGTGTACCTTGCCAG GGAGCATTTTGGAGCCAAGCACCCCAAATACTCCGACACGCTACTAGACTACGGATTTTATTTGCTCAATGTAGACAATATCTGCCAATCTGTTGCCATCTATCAG ACAGCGCTCGATATCCGGCAGTCAGTATTTGGAGGTAAAAACATCCACGTAGCTACAGCTCATGAAGACTTGGCTTATTCTTCATATGTTCACCAGTACAGCTCTGGGAAATTTGACAATGCACT ATTCCATGCTGAACGTGCTATTGGCATTATCACTCACATTCTCCCAGAAGACCATCTCCTCTTGGCCTCTTCAAAGAGAGTTAAAG ctcttATCCTGGAGGAGATTGCCATAGACTGTCACAACAAGGAgacagagcagaggctgctccaggaggcTCATGACCTGCACCTCTCCTCCCTCCAGTTGGCTAAAAAAGCCTTTGGGGAGTTCAACGTGCAAACAGCCAAACACTACGGCAACCTGGGCAGACTGTATCAGTCCATGAGGAAGTTCAAG gaagcagaggaaatgcACATCAAGGCCATCCAGATCAAGGAGCAGCTCCTAGGGCAGGAGGATTATGAAGTTGCCCTCTCCGTGGGCCATCTCGCCTCCCTCTACAACTATGACATGAACCAGtatgaaaatgctgaaaagctTTATCTGAGATCCATAGCAATTG GAAAGAAGCTTTTTGGTGAAGGATACAGTGGACTTGAATACGATTACAGAGGTCTCATTAAACTGTACAATTCCATTGGCAATTACGAGAAGGTGTTTGAGTACCACAACATTTTGGCCAATTGGAACCGGTTGCGGGACCGGCAGTTCTCGGTCACGGATGCGCTGGAGGACGTCAGCACCAGCCCCCAGTCCACGGAAGAAGTGGTCCAGTCTTTTCTGATGTCTCAGAGCCTCGACGGACAGAGCAGCTAA